The Rhipicephalus sanguineus isolate Rsan-2018 chromosome 7, BIME_Rsan_1.4, whole genome shotgun sequence genome includes a window with the following:
- the LOC119398964 gene encoding uncharacterized protein LOC119398964, with translation MDATTSDRPTIGAEGIATVQIHLPSFWPQNPAAWFTHVEAIFALRRITSQQAKRLQQLLNEEELGDRRPSELLRRMQQILSGCKLDVNSPLLRELFFQRLPQNVVLALATAPDDLPLDKLAEQADRVADYAVGGTVATASSVPLSQLEDRQSRLEQLIDDLAETVNALRPPSHPRRRDRDYRPRLSPRSSSRFGPRRRVYCWYHSNFGASARQCRPPCSWQGNVPQSH, from the exons ATGGACGCGACCACAAGCGACAGACCGACGATCGGCGCAGAGGGCATCGCCACGGTGCAGATTCACCTGCCGTCGTTTTGGCCCCAGAATCCTGCAGCCTGGTTCACGCACGTGGAGGCCATCTTTGCCCTTCGGCGCATTACCTCGCAACAAGCAAA GCGTCTCCAGCAGCTTCTCAACGAAGAGGAGCTCGGCGACCGGCGACCGTCAGAACTGCTACGTCGCATGCAGCAGATTCTCAGTGGCTGTAAGTTGGATGTAAACAGCCCGCTGCTGCGAGAACTGTTTTTCCAGCGCCTGCCACAGAATGTAGTCCTTGCCTTGGCTACCGCACCTGACGACCTGCCCCTCGACAAGCTGGCGGAGCAGGCCGATCGCGTCGCTGACTATGCAGTAGGAGGTACTGTGGCTACTGCATCTAGCGTTCCGTTGTCGCAACTCGAGGACCGGCAGTCTCGCCTGGAGCAACTGATCGACGACCTCGCCGAGACTGTTAATGCCCTACGGCCACCGTCTCACCCTCGTCGACGAGACCGCGATTACCGTCCCAGATTGTCTCCGAGGTCTAGCTCCCGTTTCGGTCCTCGTCGACGCGTCTACTGCTGGTATCACAGCAACTTCGGTGCCAGCGCGCGTCAGTGTCGTCCTCCTTGCAGCTGGCAGGGAAACGTACCGCAGAGCCACTGA